A stretch of the Hyperolius riggenbachi isolate aHypRig1 chromosome 11, aHypRig1.pri, whole genome shotgun sequence genome encodes the following:
- the PSME3IP1 gene encoding PSME3-interacting protein, giving the protein MAGQEGELTMNKRFVTESEIEERRKKRQEEWDKVRKPEDPEECPEEVYDPRSLYEKLQEQKDKKQQEYEEQFKFKNMVRGLDEDESNFLDEVSRKQELLEKQRRDEEKKELNEFRARTLAATSSEHKKREPEKKALTKPPESKNKLSQSKLLAGAVRHRSNSEDSGAKKLKLDQEQENLRESHSSSVESSNTAASKVHCPPASICIGILPGLGEYSGSSDSESSSDIDNTINNMGKIVSSVFRSSTFLDAP; this is encoded by the exons ATGGCCGGTCAAGAAGGGGAGCTTACAATGAACAAAAGATTTGTAACAGAGTCTGAGATAGaggaaagaagaaagaaaagacaAGAGGAGTGGGATAAGGTGCGGAAGCCAGAAGATCCAGAAG AATGTCCGGAGGAAGTATATGACCCGCGGTCCTTATATGAAAAACTGCAGGAGCagaaagataagaaacagcaagAGTATGAAGAACAGTTTAAATTCA AAAATATGGTGCGCGGCTTAGATGAGGATGAATCAAACTTCCTGGATGAAGTTTCAAGAAAACAAGAGTTGCTGGAAAAACAGAGGCGAGACGAAGAAAAGAAAGAATTAAATGAGTTTCGA GCCCGCACACTGGCAGCCACGTCCTCCGAGCACAAGAAGAGGGAGCCTGAGAAAAAAGCTCTGACAAAACCTCCTGAGAGCAAGAATAAACTCTCTCAGTCCAAGCTGCTGGCGGGAGCAGTGAGGCACCGAAG TAACTCTGAAGATTCTGGTGCAAAGAAACTGAAGCTTGACCAGGAACAAGAGAACCTGAGAG AGAGCCATTCTAGTAGCGTTGAAAGCAGCAATACCGCCGCATCCAAAGTGCATTGCCCTCCAGCCTCCATCTGCATCGGGATCTTACCTGGCCTTGGGGAGTACTCAGGAAGCAGCGACTCAGAGTCCAGCTCAGACATCGACAACACAATAAACAACATGGGAAAGATCGTGTCCTCTGTGTTCCGCTCAAGCACCTTCCTCGATGCTCCATAG